The sequence tgtgtctcccagGCTCGGCTGTCCCCACTGACTCTCAGTCACCCCCATGTCCAGGATGTGAGCCGCCTGTCCATCAACTTGAGCCGTAAGAATGAATAGGCAATCTCCAACTCCTTTTCccagtattttttgttaacatttttaacatttctggTTTGAGAGAGCTCTGTTTTTAAACCATTGAGTACATTGAGGTGATTTTACAATCACAAAACAGGTTTTAACAATTGGCTCATTTTATTCAGACAATACCCCACTGCAAATAATTGTTCCTGACCAGAGGCTTACTCCTGGGCCGTTATCTCCAGCACGCAGGAAATGGTAAGACATTGTATTTGGTAGTAACAGGCTGAAGTCGGTTAAGTCAATAGGAATGAATGGTTTATCATTAATAACATGGTAAAACCACTTTGGGATACTGCCTGACCAAATGTCCTTCCATTTCAGTGATTCACCTAGAAGAAGAGGGGGGTGCCTGGCCTCAGGGAGTGGAACGTCACGGGCAAACATCACGTCCAGTGGTCTCACTCAAGAAGGACAAGGCGAAGAAGTGGTGTCAGAGAATTTCCCTGTGAGTATTTTTTGCTCGTTGTGTGGTTTTTTTATGTTTCACATTTTACTTAGAAGGCGTCAAGATCTTTCATGTGGAAATATTTTGCTTTCACAGCAAATGGTAATAGAAAATGCCCGTGAGAAGATTCTAAAGGACCGTTCGCTACAAGAAAAGCTTGCTGAAAATATTAACAAAATACTTGCCAGGTAAAAAGAAATATATGCATGTTTAATGCATCTTAATGCATACAGTATAAGCATATGGACCTTGAAATGTGCTGTCTAAAATGGTTCAATATTTGATTTCCTGCTTAGTGACAATAGTCCACAAGCTTCAAAGGCAGCATGCAGCTCAGTGGATCAAGACCAGTCCATTGATGAAATTCTGGGCCTACAGGTAATATGCTAGTTTCCTTATCTGTCTAAACATGCTGTTGCACTTTGAGATCCACGTAATGACCTGGCTGTTTGATTCTTTGTGTAGGGAGAGATCCACATGACTGATGATGCCATTCAGGACATTCTAGAGCAGACGGAGTCTGACCCTGCTTTCCAGGCTCTCTTCGACCTCTTTGACTACGGTACGTCCTGAGGGCAAGGGCATTCGCTGTGATCcttgctgtttttatttttgtcacaGATTATGCCAAAATAGATcttatttctctttttctgtaAAAAAGTATATTAGCCCAAAGGGGATGCCAGTATTGAGGTCACGTTCTCTGTAACAAGACGGCTTTTGACTCCAGGTAAAGAGAAAACCACTGGTGCTGAGGAGGTTGAGGGAGGCCAAAGAGACCAGGAGAGCCAGGACATTTGTCATGTGGAGGAGCCCACCGATACTGGTCACCTAGGTAATGACAGACGATCTTTGTTGATTTTGAGTAGATTTCATCAATTTTCTTCTGTTGAAGTGGTGGTGTAACACATGTCCTGTAGACATAAGCTCATAGACATGAACATGAGCATGACCATTCTACCCTTCCCCCAAATGTCTTCCATGTTAAAGGTCCTGTGCAGGAAGACTCTGCATCCTGTGCCGAGCCCTCAGCTGTACCTAGAGCAAGGGCGAGAGGAGCTCAAGAGGCCAAGAACAAGAGGAAGTCCACTCTGTCCTCAAATGCACCCAAGAATCCTGCTCCAGCGCTCCCCTCAGGGCTGCctcccagccagccagcctctGAGAGCCCGGTCTCAGGCCGAGGGTCTTCTGCAGACCCAAAGCAGAGGGGGGGCAGGAGGCACACGCGGGCCTCTCAGCACCTCTCTCAGGCCAGCAGGAGCACAGACATTGAGGACACGGTGAATATGGATGTAGACGACCCGGGGGTTCCCGAGACCGACTCTGTGTCATTGGCACAGGAGCAGTCTCAGGTCAGCAAAGGCCCCGGTGCGGAACAGCCTCCAGCCATAGCGGGCAGCCAACTGCTAGGAACAGCACATGACCTCCTGTTGACCGCTTCGGCTCCTGTTGCCACAGCCGGATATGAGGGGCAGCAAGAATCAGCGCAGGGACATGGTGCTAGTTGCTCCGCAGAGAAAGCACCAGAGGTTCTGCGTGGATCTAATAACAAGGGGCCTGTTGGAGAAGTGGACCAGTCCAAAAAACAAGGCCCTCTGTCCCAAGGAGGGCAAGCTGTGCAGAAGTCCCAGACACCAGACAGCTTGAGAGGCTCAGGGGTCAGTGTTTTGCCCCCATCGGCTCCAGCTGCTCGTCCCGCGGCTGTGCCCTCGTCCTCCTCGGCTGCGGAGACCGACCCCGGTCAGATTGTCTCTCTGAAGATCATAGTGAGTGATGAGCAGGAGCAGCCCTCCACAGACATGTCACTCAGCCAGGCTGTCTCCAGCATCAGCGAGGAGCGCATCCCCACCATATACCTCTCCTCCCCCGCCAAGTCGCCGGCCAGGGGGGTGCTGCTGTCTGCCCCCAGCTCCGGGGTGACCCCCGAGGAAACGGTCCAGGCAGTTAGCTGTCTTCAGAGGACTGAGGTCACTCAGGACGGTCATCAGCCATTAGCCCCCGGAGGTGCTGGAGACGGCTTCTTCCAGCTTCTGCCAGCCAGCACCGGACCCAGCAGCTACTTTGTGGTGACGGACCAGGTGCTACCAGGAGACCATCAGTCCAGCGTGGTTGTGGTTCCAGGAGCGCCGGCTACCCAGAGTAAGCTGACCACGTTGCCCCAAGTTCTGGCTACGCCACCGC is a genomic window of Alosa sapidissima isolate fAloSap1 chromosome 15, fAloSap1.pri, whole genome shotgun sequence containing:
- the npat gene encoding protein NPAT isoform X3, with protein sequence MACPSPSGVMAPSPSSCAPSPLPTPHGAPGHSTPVCVSQARLSPLTLSHPHVQDVSRLSINLSHNTPLQIIVPDQRLTPGPLSPARRKCDSPRRRGGCLASGSGTSRANITSSGLTQEGQGEEVVSENFPQMVIENAREKILKDRSLQEKLAENINKILASDNSPQASKAACSSVDQDQSIDEILGLQGEIHMTDDAIQDILEQTESDPAFQALFDLFDYGKEKTTGAEEVEGGQRDQESQDICHVEEPTDTGHLGPVQEDSASCAEPSAVPRARARGAQEAKNKRKSTLSSNAPKNPAPALPSGLPPSQPASESPVSGRGSSADPKQRGGRRHTRASQHLSQASRSTDIEDTVNMDVDDPGVPETDSVSLAQEQSQVSKGPGAEQPPAIAGSQLLGTAHDLLLTASAPVATAGYEGQQESAQGHGASCSAEKAPEVLRGSNNKGPVGEVDQSKKQGPLSQGGQAVQKSQTPDSLRGSGVSVLPPSAPAARPAAVPSSSSAAETDPGQIVSLKIIVSDEQEQPSTDMSLSQAVSSISEERIPTIYLSSPAKSPARGVLLSAPSSGVTPEETVQAVSCLQRTEVTQDGHQPLAPGGAGDGFFQLLPASTGPSSYFVVTDQVLPGDHQSSVVVVPGAPATQSKLTTLPQVLATPPRSRTVPQPYGSTFIISSPVQSMLQSVMLPVSVMGQNNTGKFTIVPNQVLTLPCTTSVTQPATLVAKPNMAPQQDASNLGKTVKSIAAPPQKVTAPTQKMAAPTPKAAVPLPCQSTEPGKAGGAPGHVRMLCFDAPSSNTPTPPAAPAPAPAPVGSGSPATQTRSPAPTEKQTSREGGRAETPKPIILGGSRSKRRVETVRVEDQTPQPSAFTAPQNRDTSVKIPDASAGKDKSSDAPKAAAAVVQQGPSTRFESRRKPHMTEKPDAGHTSSNVAQNTKPSERLHLQSAKSTGAKRDGKESGKQETVKAQDGRAVTEERTAAPQGASPVTANKENELEAHRGKERGQPASPAPLDPASAPSAAASKALSKTSPLTKQAAEMLQDIQGLHPAATPPRKQGLGCLDLPLPRTPGLGRLQEDSLDGLRTPGRQRQGREGEGTPRHLLPPATPELPSCSPASETGSENSINMAAHTLMILSRAARTGGPLKDSLRQEEAAAPTVAAKSKKRKPGESSPADQKEHSSSKKKAKKQKKLLDSFPDDLDVDKFLSSLHYDE